GGTTGATGCGTACGCCATAACGGAATAAAATATCTTCCAGGTTCAAACCCTTGTCGAACGCGAGGAAGGACTCCTTTTTCTGCAGACTGTCCAGTGAGGCGTTGGTTTCATCAATAAACCACATCACCTTACCACCATTCATTACATACTGGTCGATTTTGAATTTATCAGCATCGCTGAAAGCATCTGACGGCTTGGCGAACAGTATCACATCAAAATCTTTTGGTATGTATGGAGTGGTCTGAAGCGTAAGGGTATCTAAATTATAATTGCTCTGTAAGGTGGTGAGTGCGTCATAGACTTCAGCGCCCAGGCTTTCGCCATGGCCCATCATATAACCGATGAGTGGTTTTTCGGACTCCATCAGTTTGCTGATAGCACTGGTAAACTGGTATTCCAGCAGGGATTCCGAGCTGTTCATGGTTTGCATGGGATCCTGTCCGCCCTGATTTTTCAGGAGGTTGACACCTGTTTTTTTGTCTTTGTAATGCAGCATGGCACCAGGAAAGATCAGTTTTTGCGCATAGCTGTCGTGTGCATCTTCCTGTACTTTAATATTAAAAGGCATGATACCTTGTGCGGTGAGTTCGCCCAGGAATTTCATGCGTGCGGTATCGCTGAGGCCTTCGCCTGGATTTACAAAGGTGAAGCGGATATTCTGTTTACCATATTCCCGGAATTCTTCCAGCAGCTCCTGTGTGGACTGCGCCAGCTGCTTAAAGGAGGCGGGATAGTCGCCTTTCAGGTACACTTCGATTTCCACCGGACTATCCAGTTTTTTTAACAGTTTGATAGTTTTGGAAGAGAGCGTATATCTTTTTTCTGCGGTGAGGTCCCAGCGGCCGTGGATATAGGCTGCTACTATGTTTACCCCGATAAGAACCAGTATAACACCTATTGCCCGCTGGAAATATTTTTTTCGTATAGTCGTTGCCATGAGATCCTTATCCGTTTTGCCAGAGTTTTCGTTGGAGAGATAGTTTAGTCAGATACAGCATCAGTCCGGTGATACTCAGGAAGTAGATCACGTCTCTGCTGTCGATCACGCCGCGGCTGATAGACACATAGTGGAATTTTATTCCTGCCATTTGCAGGTAAAAATCGGCGCCCCCGCTGAATGCCGGGATTTTGCTGATCGCATCAAACCCGTTGTAGAAAATGTAGCTGGTAAAAACTGCGATGAGGAAAGCCACCATGGCATTGCTTGTCAGGGAAGACGACCATACACCGATGGCGGTGAAGGTTGCTCCCAGCAGCAATAGCCCGATGTAGGAACCTATGATGCCGCCATTGTCGAGCAACAGCGGATTAACACTGAGCTGCCGGATGGCGAAATAGTAGATAATGGTAGGAAACAGGGAGATGGCCACGATGAGCAGGGAGCTGAAGAATTTACCCAGCACGATTTGCCAGCCGCCAAGCGGCTTGGTACTGAGTAATTCCATGGTGCCGGTTTTGAACTCATCGGCAAAGCTGCGCATCGTAATGGCAGGAATCAATAACAGATATAACAGTGGTGCGAGGTCGAAGAGCGGGTCCAGGTTTGCATAGCCGGTATCCAGCAGGCTGGTATCCGGGAATACAAACAGAAAAAGCCCGTTTGCCAGTAAAAACAGTATAATGGCTACATAGCCGGTTACGCCGCTGAAAAACTGGTTTATCTCTTTCTTAAAGATGGCTAGCATGAATAGTAATTAGTAAAGATGCAAATATATAGTTATTAGATATTGGTTATAACTGAATTATTATTGTGCAGATGACCGGAATTTTGTCCGGCAAAATAATAATGTCATAGGCTATTGGCCTTGTTTGTAGGCTTCCCAGGCCGGACTGATCTCCCGCATGGCTATTACTGCCCTGGTAATGGTATCGATGGTAAAATCGATTTCTTCCGGAGTAGTAAATCTGCCAACACCCATTCTGAGGGCATTTCTGGCGAGCATATCATCTATACCCATGGCTTTCAGCACGTAGCTGGGTTCCATGGATGCAGAAGTACAGGCCGACCCGGAACTGAGGGCGATTTTTTTAGCAAAGCCCATGATCAGTGTTTGTCCTTCGAGGTAGTTTAGGGAGATGTTTACCGTATGTGGTAACCTTGGAGCGCCGCCGCCGTTCAGCCTGGAGGCTTCCAGTTGCAGGAGGCCCAGCTCCAGCTTGTCGCGCAATACGGCCAGGCGGGGGCCTTCTGTACGCATTTCTTCTCCACATAATTCACATGCCTTCCCGAAACCTGCTATGCCTGGCACATTCAGGGTGCCTGAGCGCATACCCCTTTCATGACCGCCGCCGTCTATCTGGGCCGCCAGTCTTACCCTTGGCGACTTACGTCTCACATACAAAGCACCAACGCCTTTAGGACCATAAATCTTATGTGCGCTAAACATCATCAGGTCAATATCATCTTCCAGCACATTCACCGGGATCTTGCCTACTGCCTGTGTGGCGTCGCAGCAGTAAATTACGTTATGTTTTTTAGCAATCCGGCCAATTTCTTTCACCGGTTGGATGACGCCGGTTTCGTTATTGGCATACATGATGGCAATGAGGATGGTTTGCGGGGTGATGGCCGCCTCCAGTGCTTCGATAGAGATGAGGCCCTGCTCGTTAACCGGTAACCATGTTACCTGGGCACCTTTTTTTTCCAGGTGGCGACAGGTATCTACGACGGCTTTGTGCTCGGTAACACAGGTAATAATATGATTACCACTGCCGGCGTACATTTCATAAACCCCTTTGATGGCCAGATTAGCGGCCTCTGTAGCGCCGGAGGTGAAAACGATTTCCTGTTTTACGGCCCCGATCAGCTGTGCTACCTGCTCCCGGGCATAGTCAACAGCCTCTTCCGCCACCCATCCAAAGGGATGACTCCTGCTGGCTGCATTACCATATTGTGTGGTAAAGTACGGCAACATCGTTTCCAGTACCCTCGGATCTACAGCGGTAGTGGCATTATTATCCAGATATATCGGGAGTTTCAGCATTCAACAAAAATACGACCTTTCAAAAATAAGTTCCGGACTCAAGGTATGGATCTTACCGCTATTGAAGTATAGGAAAGCTATGGAGAAATGTAATGTCTGAAGAAGGAAGGAGTTAAATTCCCGGACAAAATCTTAAAAAAAGGGGCAGGGCAATTTGCTGATATGCTTTGTCCATCCTGAGAATAGGAAGAGTACCCGGGTTGCTATTTGGGAGGAGATTTGCTAAAATACTTATTTCAGATACCTTAAATATTTAAAAAATATTTAATTATAATTTTTTTTATTTTTTTTCCATTTTAGCAATCCAAAATATTTAAGGGCTCGTAAGTTATAATACAACCCCGCCAGAAAGGGCGATGTTAAAACCAAAAAAAATTTCAAAATAACTGAACAAAAGTATTTTCTACTACGTTATCTATATAAACACACAAAAACAATAACATAATCACATAAAAATATTGGAGCTTAAAATACAGCTCAGTCTGTTTAAGTTCTTAACGATTACTCTAAAGTTGGCATAGGTTATGAACACCTGCGGGTTTTTTAGCTTGCAGGTCTTTTTTTTTATCTAAAATGTAAAGGCCAACCGAATTTGTGGGATAGTTATGACGTTATACATTCTTATAAACGCTTTATTTTTTCTTTGAATTGTGCAGTGCATTATATTTTTACTTACATAATATATAAAGCGCAAACTAACTTTCTCATCTTAGTTATTTACAATTAGAAATAGAGCTTGACATAATCAAAAAACGGAAGCCGACTCTTATGAGCCGGCTTCTTTCGTATATATATTTCCGTAACCATAGTACGTAGTATCTCCATTTCAACTTTCTAATATGTAGATGCGTGCCACATCTACTTTGTAGCTGAATAATTTTATCGTAACTTATACTCATTGTTTGATTAATCTTTAAAAATACAGAAAATGAAAAACCAACATTTTACAATCTCCCGTGAGGCGATCAGACGGGCTAGCAGAATGGCGGGCCGCAAGCCGCATTATTTAGATGAATACAACGGAATCGTTACCATCAAATTGATGGAGAATGGGGTTGAAAGAGTTATAGAATATAGCTGGGAAGAAATTAATGAAGCCGCTGCTAAAGCTTTTGGAAAGTATGGAAAGAAATTATAATCATGTCTATGCTAAAATTATAGAAGGGAATGATATTATTGTTGGACCCATCGCCTATTCGATGTACAAAAAAAGTAAAATTGAATATATCGAAAAACAAAGGGAAAGTGGGAATGTCTTAACGGATATTGATTTAGTCCCATTCAATAATTTTTCTTCTTCTGATAGCGCATTAGATAGTTACAGAATTCAAGCTGAATCAATTGTTCAGGAGTTTATTAAATATATTCTTACTGAGGAGGTAAAGAATCAAAGAACACTGGCAATTCAAAATCAGGCTGAAATACTAAAGAATGTTATTAAACCATTTACTACTTCATTTGGTACTAACGTTTTAGCCGGTGTCATCGCTTCTTTCCTGTTTACGCTTATTCTCGCCATACTGTTGTTTATCAAAACCTTTGGTGATCTGAATATCAGCTTAAAATTTGAACAAAAGAACGCGCTGGAAAATACACAGCCACACAAATAATCTTTAACTTTTTTATCGTATAAAAAAAGTCATCTCTATTCAAAAGAGATGACTTTTTTTTGATGTAAACAAATGTCTTAATTGAAAATATATCTCACGCCAAACTGTCCTTGCCAGCGGCTGATAGTACCGGTATTATCTCTATAGGATGTTGTTACCGGAATTTCATTCTTCGCATCCAGGTAAGGGAACGAGAACGCAGGTGCAGCGGTCGTTTGACCGGTAGCCGGATCACGATATAATCCCTCGTATTTCAGGAAAGAACTAACATTGGAAATTTTATAGGTACCCCATCTTCTGTTCAGGAAATTACCCAGGTTGATAATATCGAAGGTAAGACGGATCGTATGTTTGGTTTTGTCTTTACCTGTGAATACAAAAATATCCTGTGTGATATTCAGGTCTGCACGTTTAAAGAATGGTAATACTACGCCATTACGTTCTGCATATTCTCCTCTGTGGCTGCTCAGGTAATTATCCTGCTTAATGAAGTTGTCCAGCTGGTTCCAGATTACGCCGCTGCTGCGTTTATCAGCATTGGTCGCCTGATTATAACCGGCATCCCCGTAACCTACCGGCACCAGTTTGATCTGGCTGGCATTGGCAGGAATAAAGATCAGGTCGTTGTTGCCGTTAGATCCATCGTTGTTAAGATCTCCGTTGTAAGTATAACTAACTACACCATTAGGCGCTGCTTCGAATACCATACCGAAAGAGGTGGCAAAATGCTTCGCCCAGGTAAAACGATAAGATGCAGTAGCAATAACACGATGCGGCAGATAGAAGTTGGAATATCCCAATACATCTGCATTAGGATCGCCGCTCACCGGACGATCGCGCCAGTTACTCTGTGCAATGCTTCCGCCATCGTTTACGCTACGTGCCTTGCTGTAAGTATAGGCTGCACTCAGCGACAGATGTTGTGTATTTTTCTGTAACTGTAATGTGATGAAATAGCTGTATCCTTTATTGGTATTCTTCATCAGAATGGCGTCGCTGATATTCGGATTGCTCAACGTATTTTTACCAGGACCATAAATCTGTGAAGACGCATAGCGGGTGCGGTGATCCGGTGTGCTATCCAGCACCAGGCCTGTTGCAGGCAGGTTCACGTTCTGGAAATATACTGCATTGATATCTTTGGAGTAGTTAGCTTCCAGTGTTGCATCGATGCCCAGCGGCAGCCTTCTGTCAACGGCCAGCGTGGCTTTCAGTACCTGTGGGTATTTGAAATTCTTATCGATGGCGGCTACGTTATATGCTGTGGATAACTGACCCGGGCCCGGACGGTATTTGTCGGCACTTGGATCAAAAGGATAAGGAATGGTAGTGGTGGAAGTAGCAGTATAGGTAAATGATCCGAACTGTACTCCATTGTTACCGGCCTGGTTGCTTAACCATACTGCCGGCGGAGGACCCGCAAATAACCCAATACCACCGCGGAGCTGCGTCTGATTGTCGTGGGTGATGTCCCAGTTAAAGCCTACACGCGGACTCAGTAACGGCGCTGTTTTAGGACGTTGGCCCACATCCAGTTTTGCACCATCCCTGAAGGTAAGTGTTGTCAGGGAATCGTTTCTGGTGAAGGTATTGCCAATTATGGGAACGTCTACACGTAAACCGTATGTCAGGGTGAAATATTTTGTAGCACTCCATTTATCCTGTACAAATAACCCTAATTCCAGGGAGTTGATTTTGGCAAATGGAAAGGAACCATCAGGTGTGCTGGCGTATGACAGCGCATAACGGGCCGTTGTCAATGCACCTGTTTTTGCGCTGGCATAAAAATCGCTCAGGGTATTATAACGATAGTTACCTACATAGTTTGGTGCAAAACCATTCACGAAAGTTTTGTAATAGTTCTGAGTGCCGATGGTGATTTCGTGTGCGCCGCGATAGAGATTGAAGATATCTGACAGCTGAAATACATTGGTGTTCAGCTTATTATTGTATGTAAAAGGCTCATAGCCAAAAGCGGTATAGCTGGCGCCCTGGCCATTCATGATATCTACCAGCGGGAACTGACCTGCAGAGAGAGAAGACCTGAAATCGCGCATGGCACTAAATCCTGCCTGTAACTTGTTGGAAGCATTATTACCGATACGGGTATTCAGCTCGGCAATAAGGATGTTGAAGTTATTGTTGATCCTGTAACCGCTTCCGCTGAAAGGCAGGCCTGTATTGCTTGGC
This window of the Chitinophaga sp. Cy-1792 genome carries:
- a CDS encoding IscS subfamily cysteine desulfurase — translated: MKLPIYLDNNATTAVDPRVLETMLPYFTTQYGNAASRSHPFGWVAEEAVDYAREQVAQLIGAVKQEIVFTSGATEAANLAIKGVYEMYAGSGNHIITCVTEHKAVVDTCRHLEKKGAQVTWLPVNEQGLISIEALEAAITPQTILIAIMYANNETGVIQPVKEIGRIAKKHNVIYCCDATQAVGKIPVNVLEDDIDLMMFSAHKIYGPKGVGALYVRRKSPRVRLAAQIDGGGHERGMRSGTLNVPGIAGFGKACELCGEEMRTEGPRLAVLRDKLELGLLQLEASRLNGGGAPRLPHTVNISLNYLEGQTLIMGFAKKIALSSGSACTSASMEPSYVLKAMGIDDMLARNALRMGVGRFTTPEEIDFTIDTITRAVIAMREISPAWEAYKQGQ
- the gldG gene encoding gliding motility-associated ABC transporter substrate-binding protein GldG, with the protein product MATTIRKKYFQRAIGVILVLIGVNIVAAYIHGRWDLTAEKRYTLSSKTIKLLKKLDSPVEIEVYLKGDYPASFKQLAQSTQELLEEFREYGKQNIRFTFVNPGEGLSDTARMKFLGELTAQGIMPFNIKVQEDAHDSYAQKLIFPGAMLHYKDKKTGVNLLKNQGGQDPMQTMNSSESLLEYQFTSAISKLMESEKPLIGYMMGHGESLGAEVYDALTTLQSNYNLDTLTLQTTPYIPKDFDVILFAKPSDAFSDADKFKIDQYVMNGGKVMWFIDETNASLDSLQKKESFLAFDKGLNLEDILFRYGVRINQDIIQDLQSDAVPLVVGNVGNRPQIQPLPFPMFPLLTPTGAHPIVRNMDLVLSHFASSLDTIRNDDIKKTILLTSSRTSKTMRVPAEISWESLKVQPNTREYRKSFIPAAVLLEGKFTSLYHNHVDPAVAGPLEQASRTPVKSVTDSANAMIVVSDGDLIANAVSRKEGPLQMGINEYNPGYAFANKEFMLNCLEYLTGRQDIMESRNKEITLRLLDAEKVKKEKTKWQIICFAVPVGLILLFAMVFLFIRQRRFAE
- a CDS encoding carboxypeptidase regulatory-like domain-containing protein, which produces MNPKLSHVLWSILCCVLLLPRLLYAQETTADISGIVSSAKDPVPGASIVAIHQPTGTKYTALSRKDGRFNLPNLRVGGPYVVTVTYVGFKDEKKDNIFLSLGQDYKVDISLQAATSALSEVVVKAAGAQNKVFNKSRTGSQEVITRAQMDRLPTISRSMQDFTRLTPSANGLNIGGRSNQLNNITVDGANFNNAFGLQPTLGSQTSSQPISLEALEQIQVNVSPFDVRQGGFSGAGINSVTKSGTNDFKGTVYTYVQTPGLQGLKVGTATVPKPTFNYNLRGFNVGGAIVQNKLFFFISAESERIDAPATSLVANKPGQVAGGNVSQAVADTLDALRKFLIDKYNYDPGAYQGYTYKTYSDKVTVKLDWNVNSRNTFTFKYNYLKSYKDIPASNSGAPGSNRQPSNTGLPFSGSGYRINNNFNILIAELNTRIGNNASNKLQAGFSAMRDFRSSLSAGQFPLVDIMNGQGASYTAFGYEPFTYNNKLNTNVFQLSDIFNLYRGAHEITIGTQNYYKTFVNGFAPNYVGNYRYNTLSDFYASAKTGALTTARYALSYASTPDGSFPFAKINSLELGLFVQDKWSATKYFTLTYGLRVDVPIIGNTFTRNDSLTTLTFRDGAKLDVGQRPKTAPLLSPRVGFNWDITHDNQTQLRGGIGLFAGPPPAVWLSNQAGNNGVQFGSFTYTATSTTTIPYPFDPSADKYRPGPGQLSTAYNVAAIDKNFKYPQVLKATLAVDRRLPLGIDATLEANYSKDINAVYFQNVNLPATGLVLDSTPDHRTRYASSQIYGPGKNTLSNPNISDAILMKNTNKGYSYFITLQLQKNTQHLSLSAAYTYSKARSVNDGGSIAQSNWRDRPVSGDPNADVLGYSNFYLPHRVIATASYRFTWAKHFATSFGMVFEAAPNGVVSYTYNGDLNNDGSNGNNDLIFIPANASQIKLVPVGYGDAGYNQATNADKRSSGVIWNQLDNFIKQDNYLSSHRGEYAERNGVVLPFFKRADLNITQDIFVFTGKDKTKHTIRLTFDIINLGNFLNRRWGTYKISNVSSFLKYEGLYRDPATGQTTAAPAFSFPYLDAKNEIPVTTSYRDNTGTISRWQGQFGVRYIFN
- the gldF gene encoding gliding motility-associated ABC transporter permease subunit GldF; translation: MLAIFKKEINQFFSGVTGYVAIILFLLANGLFLFVFPDTSLLDTGYANLDPLFDLAPLLYLLLIPAITMRSFADEFKTGTMELLSTKPLGGWQIVLGKFFSSLLIVAISLFPTIIYYFAIRQLSVNPLLLDNGGIIGSYIGLLLLGATFTAIGVWSSSLTSNAMVAFLIAVFTSYIFYNGFDAISKIPAFSGGADFYLQMAGIKFHYVSISRGVIDSRDVIYFLSITGLMLYLTKLSLQRKLWQNG